A region of Thermothielavioides terrestris NRRL 8126 chromosome 6, complete sequence DNA encodes the following proteins:
- a CDS encoding AAA family ATPase-like protein has translation MQPVVTVSESRELRGLNLIAAHSHIRGLGVDADTLEPRAASQGLVGQEKARKAAAVVLEMIKQGKIAGRAVLIAGPPSTGKTAIAMGMAQSLGADVPFTTLAASEIFSLEMSKTEALTQAFRKSIGVRIKEESEIMEGEVVEIQIDRSVTGGAKQGKLTIKTTDMEAIYDMGSKMIDAMTKERVMAGDIISIDKSSGKITKLGRSYARSRDYDAMGVDIKFLQCPDGELQKRKEVVHTVSLHEIDVINSRTQGFLALFSGDTGEIRSEIRDQINTKVGEWKEEGKAEIVPGVLFIDEVHMLDIECFSYINRALESDLAPIVIMASNRGHSRIRGTDYKSPHGLPLDFLDRTVIINTHAYTPDELRQILSIRAQEEEVDLTPDALALLTKIGQEAGLRYASNLITTSQLICAKRRAKQVSVEDVQRSFKLFYDPARSVKFVEESEKRLIGNDGAVDFAVNGADGTAGEKMDTS, from the exons ATGCAGCCTGTCGTCACCGTGTCAGAGAGCAGAGAGCTCCGCGGGCTCAACCTCATCGCGGCGCACTCGCACATTCGCGGATTGGGCGTCGATGCCGATACGCTGGAGCCCAGGGCTGCGTCACAAGGGCTTGTAGGACAGGAGAAGGCGCGGAAGGCAGCTGCCGTCGTGCTCGAGATGATTAAGCAGGGCAAGATTGCTGGCCGCGCCGTGCTGATCGCCGGTCCTCCAAG CACCGGCAAGACAGCGATTGCCATGGGCATGGCTCAATCTCTGGGCGCCGATGTCCCTTTCACCACGCTCGCCGCGTCCGAGATCTTTTCCCTCGAGATGTCCAAAACCGAAGCCCTTACACAAGCCTTTCGGAAATCGATTGGAGTGAGGATCAAGGAGGAGAGTGAGATCATGGAAGGCGAGGTTGTGGAGATCCAGATTGACCGGAGCGTTACCGGCGGCGCGAAGCAAGGGAAGCTTACTATCAAGACGACCGACATGGAGGCCATCTACGACATGGGGAGCAAGATGATCGATGCCATGACCAAGGAACGCGTGATGGCCGGCGATATCATCTCGATCGACAAGTCCTCTGGGAAGATCACCAAGCTGGGCCGCTCGTACGCCCGGTCGCGCGACTACGATGCCATGGGAGTCGACATCAAGTTCCTGCAGTGCCCTGACGGCGAGCTGCAAAAGCGGAAGGAGGTTGTGCACACGGTTTCTCTCCACGAGATTGATGTCATCAACTCGCGGACCCAAGGCTTCCTTGCGTTATTCTCCGGCGACACAGGCGAGATCCGCAGCGAGATTCGCGACCAGATCAACACCAAGGTTGGGGAGTGGAAGGAGGAAGGCAAGGCCGAGATCGTCCCCGGTGTCCTCTTCATCGACGAAGTCCACATGCTCGACATTGAGTGCTTCTCCTACATCAACCGGGCGCTGGAGTCAGACCTCGCCCCCATCGTCATCATGGCGAGCAACAGAGGCCATTCCCGCATCCGCGGCACCGACTACAAGAGCCCGCACGGTCTTCCGCTCGATTTCCTCGACCGCACCGTTATCATCAACACGCACGCCTACACCCCGGACGAGCTCCGACAGATCCTGTCCATCCGCGCtcaggaggaggaggtcgatCTCACGCCGGACGCGCTTGCGCTCCTGACCAAGATCGGTCAAGAGGCGGGACTCCGCTACGCGAGCAACCTCATCACCACGTCGCAGCTCATCTGCGCCAAGCGCCGCGCCAAGCAGGTCAGCGTGGAAGACGTCCAGCGGAGCTTCAAGCTCTTCTACGACCCTGCGCGGAGCGTCAAGTTCGTCGAGGAGTCGGAGAAGCGCCTCATTGGCAACGATGGCGCTGTTGATTTCGCGGTCAACGGTGCCGATGGGACCGCGGGGGAGAAGATGGACACGAGTTAA